The window GTGCACGTGAAGGAACTCAAAAGCGAAAAGATTTTCGATCTTCCACTCACCCATTTTGCCAAGATCACTTACAACAATGGTTCTACAGCTAACGTCCATCTTCGTGGTGGAGATATCTATCAGATCAATCAAGTGGTCTTTGAATCTGTAGAGATGACAGAAGCTTTAGAGTCCCTTCGGAATCTTCTCACGATAAACCACTGATTCATCATTACTAACCCACCGGCCGCCCAAATGAACATAAAGCCAAAGAGCTTTGTTCGCGACAGCGGCTCTCCGAAAATAACGGCTCCACTCAAAAATTGAAAGCTTGGGGAAAGAAACTGAAAAAAGCCCATCATGTAAAACGGAAGTCGTTGGGCCGCTTCGGTAAAGAATATGAGCGGCAATCCCGTCACAATCCCTCCGCCCACCAAAAGCATTAGCGTCGGATAAAATGAATCCCCCCACTGGAATGGCGCAGATCCAGACAACGGCTCCAAAAATAGCAAGAGAGCGATGGTCAGCGGGAGAAGTATCATCGACTCGTACTGGTTGGATTCCAATGCGGGAACCGTAACTACTTTTTTGGTAAGACCGTAGAGAGAGAAAGATCCAGCTAAAAACAAAGCCAGCCACGGAATCTCTCCCTGACTCACCGAAATGATCATCACCCCAACTACGGCCAACCCGGTCGCTAGCTTCTGAGATAAGTTTAAAACTTCTCCTAAAATAAAAACACCCACCAAAATATTGAGAATGGGATTGATAAAATATCCCAAGCTACTTTCTAAAATGCGATTGTTATTCACCGCATAGATATAGACAAACCAGTTGGCCATGAGAAACAAAGAACCAATCGAAAGACGTACTAAGTGAGTTCTATTTTCGGGCCAGAATAAGGTGAATTTCCTTTTCTTATAAATAAGGATCGAGCAGTAGAATAGAAATGCCCACACGACGCGATGACAAAGAATTTCTAGCGGAGGTACATGCTTGATCAGTTTCCAGTAGATCGGGAAAAATCCCCAACAAGAATAGGCAGCAATTGCGTAGAAGTAGCCCAAACGGTGGGTCATAAACGTGTAATACCTTATTTGTAACAAAAATCGGAAAGTTTGATTTTTTCGTGAATGCGGTTGTTCTTATCACAAACTATTGCGCCTTCAAAGCTTTCCGAAGTTTTATCTGCATCCCATACAAAGTGAGAAAAGCGAAGAACATTACCACTTTCAATCCTGACGTCATCCAGATTGGACCCACAGGTATTGATCTCTAATTTTTTCGTTTTAGACTTAAATCCTTTGGCACAGTTCATCGTAACGACGACAGCGTAAGGTTTACTGACGGGCTCAGCCTCTAGGCGTTCCACAAGTTTCACCTCCACGGTTCCTAGATGAGCTTTCCGAAGCTGCGCCTTAGGCAGTGCCGCCTGGACATAAGCCGTAAACAGTAACAGTGCAAGTACGATGATCTTCATACTCCCAATCATAAAGGCGGGCTTATATTTTATAAAGTTGATAATTATTTACACTGCCTTAATCTAGTGACTATGACATCCTTAAATAAAACTCCTCGGGCGCGCCTCCTAAAATTATTTATATTCGCACTTCTCATGCCATCGTTCGCACTTGCAAAATTTGACAAAAGTGAACTGCAGAATTTAATGGACACCTACGTCAATCAGGTCTCGAGAGCTTCTTTTTCAAATATTCCGCACACCGACGAGTTCAGAGCGATGTTAGATATCGACAAAGAAAAATTCAAAGAATGCGCAAAGGCTGTCTGTAAAGTCAAATTTGTTAAAGAGCCTACCGCAATCAATATGGGCGGCGAAGAAACTATTCGTATGAATGTTCAAGTTCTCAAGGGAAAAAAAATCATTGGGCCACCTGACTCTTGTTACTTTGCCATTCGCGAAGATAAAAAAATGAAACTCGATAGCTTTGCTACAGACTGCGATCAGTAGTCGTTGCATTGAGCCAGGGCGGACCTTCCCCCAACTCTAGATCAGGATCTCGGCCCAAGCTTATAAGACGTTCGCGCTCTAAAGGTAGAAACATCAACTGGTCGGCTAAAGCTAAATCATCATCGCTTTCTGGGGCAGAAACACATAAACTCTCTGGAGTGTAGGCAAAGGGATTACAAATCGCTATTTTCATTCCACTTGTATCACCCATACGCTCTAACCACTCAACGAGCTTAAGAGGTCTCGCGGGCTCCACAGCAGGATCGATGATGTACTTCTCATTGTCGACTCTAACGATGGGTGCCACATGAAACCACCAACCGACATAACCATATTCGCTGTTATCGGTCTTCACCATGAGGTCACCAAAAACAAAAATTTTGCTGACCGGCTCCGACGTCCACTTGATCAGATTGTCATTCATGAGAGAGGCCCGGGCATAACATCCATCATCTGGGAACATCCAAGATTCTCGGCGGAGCGAATCCTCTTTTTCTGGATCGTTAATAAACCGCTCATCTCTTAATCTCTTGAAGCGGCTTTCTAATTCTTCATAAGACGCCCAGGGCGTGACTTTCACAAACGATGCTTTGTCTATGTTTTTTGCAACATTCACTACCGTGTCTTGAGAGGCAAATCCTTGAGTCTCGCGAAGTTTGTTTTTAAGCCCATCAATTTTAGAGCTCGATCTTTCGCCGAACGGGCGAGCCGCAGAAAGAGTTTGTCCAAATGCGTTCAAGCTCAAAATACTTATAAACAAATGTAGGATAAGAATTTTCATACGATGCCCCCATACGGTTGCTCACGGTTTGCCATCAAATTGATTGATAATCAACTCTTGTTCGGATATTTTTGGCCATGCTTTTTCTGACTCAAACTTTCGTGGCCTTGGTGGGAATTCAACATTTGATTTTTATGGTTCTCGAAATGTTTTTTTGGGACCATCCTATAGGTCGAAAAATTTTTAAGACCTCCGTTCCATTTTCTTCAGAATCCCGAGCTCTCGCCGCGAATCAAGGGCTTTATAATGGCTTCCTCGCCGCTGGTTGCTTCTGGTCTCTTCTCGCCAATGAATCTCTTACATTTCCTCTGATGTTTTTCTTTCTCAGCTGTATCTTTGTTGCAGGAATTTTTGGAGCACTGACCGTGTCACGTGCGATTCTCTTTGTGCAGGCAGCTCCTGCTTTTATCGGATTAATACTTATTTTCCTGGTTCGAGGCCCCCTATGACTCATCTTTTCGATCATCTTCATCCCTACGAGAACATCATCTGGGATTGGAACGGAACGCTCCTCAACGACGTGGAATATGCTGTGGGGAAAATTAATTCTCTTTTAGCTCCTCGCCAACTTCCAACCCTCGATGTGCAGAGTTACCGAGAACGGTTTTGCTTTCCGATCCGAAAATACTACGACACTTTGGGCTTTAATTTCGAAAGTGAGACGTTCGAACAAGTCGCCTTCGAATTTGTTGATTCTTTTATGCGAGACTACAAATCCTGCGAGCTTTTTCCAGAATCACGACATTGGCTTGAGCACGTCAAATCTTCTGGACGATCCCAATCCATTCTGTCCGCCACAGATCAGGACAGCTTAAACCAGATGATGGAGCACTATGGACTCTTACCGCTCCTCGACCACATCTACGGGATTGGTGATAAATTTGCCGCCACCAAAGTGCATCGCGGTAAAGAGTTAATGGAAAAGACAAATATGGAGCCCCGTAAGACTCTTCTTATTGGGGATACCGATCACGATTTAGAGGTGGGCCAAGCCATGGGCGTCGACGTACTTTTAGTGACCCACGGCCACCAGTGCGTTAAAAAGCTCCAAAGTTTACACCATTTCACCTACTCTCCTCACCGCACTCCGACGTCCAGAGGCAAATAACCACCACTTGGTACCCCGCGAGATGGGCCAAACCTTTACTTTCTCAAGGGAAACACCATAATTTGAGTGTGATGGAGGCATTTCAATGCAAATGTTAAAACGTATCTTCCTTTTTGGTTTAATTAACATATTAATCATAGCGACGATCTCTGTCGTTATGAATATCTTTGGGGTTCGCCCTTACCTCGAGCAAAATGGTATCAACTACACCAGCCTACTTATTTTCTGTACGATCTGGGGCTTTGGCGGCGCCTTTATATCCCTCGCACTTTCACGAGTGATGGCGAAAGCGATGATGGGTGTAAAGTTGATTGATGCCAATGATCCCAATGCGGATCATCGTATGTTGGTTCAGCGTATTTATGGTTTTGCCAAACAAGCGGGACTCCAAACGATGCCAGAAGTGGGAATTTACGAATCTCCCGAGGTCAACGCATTCGCGACCGGACCGACGAAGAATCGTTCGCTGGTCGCAGTGTCTCGAGGCCTTTTAAATTCGATGAATCAAACCGAAACCGATGGGGTTTTAGCTCACGAGGTCTCTCACATCGCTAATGGCGATATGGTCACGATGACTTTGCTTCAAGGCTTAATTAACGTTTTTGTCATGTTCTTTGCGCGCATCATCGCTTTTGGCGTGAGCCAAACGGTGGATGAAAACAAACGGTACATGGTGAACTTTGGAGTGATATTGGTTTGCGAAATTCTCCTTGGTCTTTTAGGTCTGATGGTCCTCGCGGCGTTCTCTCGTTATCGCGAGTTCCGTGCCGACGCTGGTAGCGCGCGATTGGCAGGAACGCATGCGATGGTGTCGTCCCTTCAAGCTCTGCAAAGAACCATGCAACGAACTCTGCCGCACAACCGCGCGGAAGAGTCCCCGGCCATCGCGAGTCTCAAAATTTCTGGGAAAGCGGGAGGTTTATTAAGTTTATTTTCGACCCATCCCTCTTTGGAAAAGCGCATCGAGGCTTTGCAGAAACGCCAGTATGTCTAATTTTAGGGGCGAGATTCTCTCGCCTCTATGATCTGAATAAACTTCAGTGCCGACCTCAAATCGACATGAAATCTCTTCGCTAACATCTCATCTCCCGTGTTGATATAAGTCCTCCTCGGGGGTTCGGGGTGCTTCAACTTACATTTATTTTTTTAATTTTAAGCTCATCGGTTTCTTTTGGGCTTCCGCGCCTTATCGATTTTTCAACGGATACATCTTACAATCGTAAAAGTTTATTCGTGGACGGTATAGAGTATCCCGCTCTCTCTTATATCCAAAATCCGGTGCCCTACAATGAGGAGTTCACCTTTGACCAACTTACCGAATTGATCGCCGAGAAAAAATTAAATACTATCGAAAGCGTCATTTCCCACCTGCCCGATTACATGCTCAATCATAACTACATTGTGATGTATCGAAGTCGGAGTTTGCAGAAAGCCTCCATACAAGCACCACGAATCATTACCTTCACGCCAACGGCGCGCTTGATCTTATCTTTTAATGGAGGAAGTCCCGCAAAGGGCGGTCAAGCGATTGAGGTCATTCGTTTTGATGACAGAACTCGCCGATTCGAATTTCGCGAAATTACCTTTAGCAAGAGCTTGGGAAATCCCACCGTCTCGGAACCTAATCCGAAAAAATGTTTAGGCTGCCATCAATCTCCGTCGCGGACCAACATCGACATGCGACCCAACTGGGAGCCCTACAATATTTGGCCAGGCGCTATCGGCAGCAATAATGGGATTGTTACAAGTCCACTCAAAAATGATGGCGGTGTAAAGGCGGTCGCACGTCCTCACGATTCTGTTTTTTTAGAAGAACAACTTTTTGAGAAGGATATTCTTGATCACTTTCTCCAAAAAGTTGCACCAAATAATC of the Bdellovibrionales bacterium genome contains:
- a CDS encoding DUF1304 domain-containing protein — translated: MLFLTQTFVALVGIQHLIFMVLEMFFWDHPIGRKIFKTSVPFSSESRALAANQGLYNGFLAAGCFWSLLANESLTFPLMFFFLSCIFVAGIFGALTVSRAILFVQAAPAFIGLILIFLVRGPL
- the htpX gene encoding protease HtpX, producing the protein MLKRIFLFGLINILIIATISVVMNIFGVRPYLEQNGINYTSLLIFCTIWGFGGAFISLALSRVMAKAMMGVKLIDANDPNADHRMLVQRIYGFAKQAGLQTMPEVGIYESPEVNAFATGPTKNRSLVAVSRGLLNSMNQTETDGVLAHEVSHIANGDMVTMTLLQGLINVFVMFFARIIAFGVSQTVDENKRYMVNFGVILVCEILLGLLGLMVLAAFSRYREFRADAGSARLAGTHAMVSSLQALQRTMQRTLPHNRAEESPAIASLKISGKAGGLLSLFSTHPSLEKRIEALQKRQYV
- the rarD gene encoding EamA family transporter RarD gives rise to the protein MTHRLGYFYAIAAYSCWGFFPIYWKLIKHVPPLEILCHRVVWAFLFYCSILIYKKRKFTLFWPENRTHLVRLSIGSLFLMANWFVYIYAVNNNRILESSLGYFINPILNILVGVFILGEVLNLSQKLATGLAVVGVMIISVSQGEIPWLALFLAGSFSLYGLTKKVVTVPALESNQYESMILLPLTIALLLFLEPLSGSAPFQWGDSFYPTLMLLVGGGIVTGLPLIFFTEAAQRLPFYMMGFFQFLSPSFQFLSGAVIFGEPLSRTKLFGFMFIWAAGGLVMMNQWFIVRRFRRDSKASVISTDSKTT
- a CDS encoding HAD hydrolase-like protein; translated protein: MTHLFDHLHPYENIIWDWNGTLLNDVEYAVGKINSLLAPRQLPTLDVQSYRERFCFPIRKYYDTLGFNFESETFEQVAFEFVDSFMRDYKSCELFPESRHWLEHVKSSGRSQSILSATDQDSLNQMMEHYGLLPLLDHIYGIGDKFAATKVHRGKELMEKTNMEPRKTLLIGDTDHDLEVGQAMGVDVLLVTHGHQCVKKLQSLHHFTYSPHRTPTSRGK